A genomic segment from Stappia indica encodes:
- a CDS encoding glycosyltransferase family 4 protein, which produces MKSLLIVTDAWHPQINGVVRSIERTVDELRRMGVPVEVLSPADFFTVPCPTYSEIRLSLTTPYALRRRIVAGGYDHLHIATEGPLGLMAARVARMLDLAYTTSYHTRFPEYLSARMPVPVSWSYAWLRRFHNAGQGCMVATSTLEQDLAARGFANLMRWSRGVDHELFCPREGSVLPETLVGPVFMYVGRVSVEKNIAAFLDLELPGTKVVVGDGPQLAELRARYPQVLFTGSKTGEDLARHYSSADVVVFPSRTDTFGNVLLEALAAGVPVAAYPVMGPLDILQGTGAGVLDEDLGKAAVAALAIPRQRCRELALSYSWEASTRQFLRNCLQASGQAQTQTQTRGAA; this is translated from the coding sequence ATGAAGTCGCTGCTCATCGTCACCGATGCCTGGCATCCCCAGATCAACGGTGTCGTGCGCTCCATCGAGCGCACCGTGGACGAGCTGCGCCGCATGGGCGTGCCGGTCGAGGTGCTCTCGCCGGCCGACTTCTTCACCGTTCCCTGCCCGACCTATTCCGAAATCCGCCTGTCCCTGACGACGCCGTACGCCTTGCGCCGGCGGATCGTCGCCGGCGGGTACGATCATCTGCACATCGCCACCGAAGGGCCGCTGGGCCTGATGGCCGCGCGCGTCGCCCGGATGCTCGATCTCGCCTACACGACGAGCTACCACACGCGCTTTCCGGAATATCTGTCGGCGCGCATGCCGGTGCCGGTCTCCTGGTCCTATGCCTGGCTGCGCCGCTTCCACAATGCCGGCCAGGGCTGCATGGTGGCGACCTCGACGCTGGAGCAGGATCTCGCCGCGCGCGGCTTCGCCAACCTGATGCGCTGGTCGCGCGGCGTCGATCACGAGCTGTTCTGCCCGCGCGAGGGCAGCGTGCTGCCGGAAACGCTGGTCGGGCCCGTCTTCATGTATGTCGGCCGGGTGTCGGTGGAAAAGAACATTGCCGCCTTCCTCGATCTCGAGCTGCCGGGGACCAAGGTGGTGGTCGGCGACGGACCGCAGCTGGCGGAGCTGCGCGCGCGCTACCCGCAGGTCCTGTTCACCGGATCGAAGACCGGCGAGGATCTCGCCCGGCATTATTCCTCCGCCGATGTGGTGGTCTTCCCGAGCCGCACCGACACGTTCGGCAATGTGCTGCTGGAGGCGCTGGCGGCGGGCGTTCCGGTTGCCGCCTATCCGGTGATGGGACCGCTCGACATTCTTCAGGGCACGGGTGCCGGCGTGCTGGACGAGGATCTCGGCAAGGCGGCCGTTGCGGCACTGGCCATTCCGCGCCAGCGCTGCCGCGAACTGGCCCTGTCCTACAGCTGGGAGGCGAGCACCCGCCAGTTCCTGCGCAACTGCCTGCAGGCGAGCGGCCAAGCGCAGACGCAGACGCAGACGCGGGGCGCTGCCTGA
- a CDS encoding UDP-2,3-diacylglucosamine diphosphatase, with the protein MSSEPTQRHFRAIFLSDIHLGTRGCQADMLLDFLKYHDAETIYLVGDIVDGWRLRRMWYWPQAHNDVVQKLMRKGRKGARIVYTPGNHDEFLRDFLGTHFGGIEVVEEIIHETADGRRYLVIHGDRFDVVVRHARWLAFLGDWAYVTALNLNTGLNILRRRLGLTYWSLSAWAKLKVKNAVNFIGKFEETLAGEAERQGVDGVICGHIHHAADHTEFGTHYINTGDWVESCTAVAEHHDGTFEIIRWADRAERVRVLETGEPRRAQAAA; encoded by the coding sequence ATGTCCTCCGAGCCGACCCAGAGACATTTCAGGGCGATCTTCCTGTCCGATATTCATCTTGGTACGCGTGGCTGCCAGGCGGACATGCTGCTCGACTTTCTCAAGTATCACGATGCCGAAACCATCTACCTGGTCGGCGATATCGTCGACGGGTGGCGGTTGCGCCGCATGTGGTACTGGCCGCAGGCCCATAACGACGTGGTGCAGAAGCTGATGCGCAAGGGGCGCAAGGGCGCCCGCATCGTCTATACGCCCGGCAACCACGACGAGTTCCTGCGCGATTTCCTCGGCACCCATTTCGGCGGCATCGAAGTCGTGGAGGAAATCATCCACGAGACCGCCGACGGGCGCCGCTATCTGGTCATCCACGGCGACCGCTTCGACGTGGTGGTGCGCCATGCCAGGTGGCTCGCCTTTCTCGGCGACTGGGCCTATGTCACCGCGCTCAACCTCAACACCGGGCTCAACATCCTGCGCCGCCGTCTCGGCCTGACCTACTGGTCGCTCTCCGCCTGGGCCAAGCTCAAGGTCAAGAACGCGGTGAACTTCATCGGCAAGTTCGAGGAGACGCTGGCGGGCGAAGCCGAGCGCCAGGGCGTCGACGGGGTGATCTGCGGCCATATCCACCACGCCGCCGACCACACCGAGTTCGGCACCCACTACATCAACACCGGCGACTGGGTGGAGAGCTGCACCGCCGTTGCCGAGCACCATGACGGCACGTTCGAGATCATCCGCTGGGCGGACCGGGCAGAGCGTGTGCGGGTGCTGGAAACCGGCGAGCCGCGCCGGGCGCAGGCCGCCGCATGA
- a CDS encoding SDR family oxidoreductase produces the protein MDLGLSGRKAIVCASSRGLGRGCAEALAQAGCDLVINGLDRLRLETAASEIRSRYGVDVASVVADVSTREGQDALLAACPEPDILVNNNGGPPRRDYRELDREAMIGGVIQNMISPIEMIQRVADGMAERGFGRIINITSITVRMPLEGLDLSSGARAGLTAFLAGVCRTYAGRNVTINNLLPGKMDTDRLRGGLERTAGMTGQSVDAVGKAQQAEIPAGRFGTAEEFGRICAFYCSTSAGYVTGQNILVDGGLYPAAF, from the coding sequence ATGGATCTTGGACTTTCCGGCCGAAAGGCCATCGTCTGCGCCTCCAGCCGCGGCCTTGGCCGGGGATGCGCCGAAGCGCTGGCGCAAGCCGGCTGCGACCTGGTGATCAACGGGCTGGACCGGCTGCGCCTGGAGACGGCCGCAAGCGAAATCCGCTCCCGCTACGGCGTCGACGTCGCCTCGGTCGTCGCCGACGTCTCGACGCGCGAGGGGCAGGACGCCCTGCTCGCCGCCTGCCCCGAGCCCGACATCCTGGTCAACAACAATGGCGGCCCGCCGCGCCGCGACTATCGCGAGCTCGACCGCGAGGCGATGATCGGCGGGGTGATCCAGAACATGATCTCGCCGATCGAGATGATCCAGCGGGTGGCCGACGGCATGGCCGAGCGCGGGTTCGGGCGCATCATCAACATCACCTCGATCACCGTGCGCATGCCGCTGGAGGGGCTCGACCTGTCGAGCGGCGCGCGCGCCGGCCTCACCGCGTTCCTGGCCGGCGTCTGCCGCACCTATGCGGGGCGCAACGTCACCATCAACAACCTGCTGCCCGGCAAGATGGACACCGACCGCCTGCGCGGCGGGCTGGAGCGCACCGCCGGCATGACCGGGCAGAGCGTCGATGCGGTCGGCAAGGCGCAGCAGGCGGAAATCCCGGCCGGCCGCTTCGGCACGGCGGAGGAGTTCGGCAGGATCTGCGCCTTCTACTGCTCGACCTCGGCGGGCTATGTGACGGGGCAGAACATCCTCGTCGACGGCGGGCTCTATCCGGCAGCGTTCTGA
- a CDS encoding OmpP1/FadL family transporter → MAPKSKSLLLSFTAISVVVASSAALAGGFALREQSAYYQGMSFAGNGTTGPSISSMFWNPATITGAGEGFTFESHHTLVAPTAEITGAFTPSAIGAGVLGLTPSTAPSGDIGSEGYVPASYTAYKLTDQIFLGLAINAPYGLATKPHQNWAGQFYSRTSKVMSVNVTPTIGYKLNDMLSFAFGVQVQYFKVTLKSALPNVPGYPSAILQGDDIGFGVTAGVTFKPFEGTELGLGFRSGVSQTLDGDIQTPAGFTDIDASLITPETINFSAKQRVTDAFRVFGTVEWANWSRLKSPRVTSQATGATVQTLHFNYRDSWFFAIGGEYDVTEDLTMRAGIGYEISPITDEIRSTRLPDTDRLWLSAGASYKFNDDLSFDLGYTYIHAGDADINIGPGHQDYNPNVGSYVGKAQAHVNIISASMRYRWGGPAERPEYDVARGY, encoded by the coding sequence ATGGCACCCAAGAGCAAGAGCCTTCTACTGTCGTTTACCGCAATCTCGGTGGTGGTTGCTTCGTCCGCCGCCCTTGCCGGCGGCTTCGCCCTGCGCGAGCAGAGCGCCTACTATCAGGGCATGTCGTTCGCCGGCAACGGCACGACCGGGCCCTCGATCTCGTCGATGTTCTGGAATCCGGCGACGATCACCGGCGCCGGGGAGGGGTTCACCTTCGAGAGCCACCACACGCTGGTCGCTCCCACCGCCGAGATCACCGGCGCCTTCACGCCCTCGGCCATCGGCGCGGGCGTACTCGGCCTGACGCCGAGCACCGCGCCCTCCGGCGACATCGGCAGCGAAGGCTATGTTCCGGCCTCCTACACGGCCTACAAGCTCACCGACCAGATCTTCCTGGGCCTTGCCATCAACGCGCCCTACGGTCTTGCCACCAAGCCGCATCAGAACTGGGCGGGGCAGTTCTATTCCAGGACGTCCAAGGTGATGTCGGTGAACGTGACGCCGACCATCGGCTACAAGCTCAACGACATGCTGTCCTTCGCCTTCGGCGTGCAGGTCCAGTATTTCAAGGTGACGCTCAAGTCCGCCCTGCCCAACGTGCCGGGCTATCCCTCCGCGATTCTTCAGGGCGACGACATCGGCTTCGGCGTGACCGCCGGCGTGACGTTCAAGCCGTTCGAGGGCACGGAGCTGGGCCTTGGTTTCCGCTCGGGCGTCAGCCAGACCCTCGACGGCGACATCCAGACGCCGGCCGGCTTCACCGACATCGACGCCTCGCTGATCACGCCGGAGACGATCAACTTCTCGGCCAAGCAGCGGGTGACGGATGCGTTCCGCGTCTTCGGCACCGTGGAATGGGCCAACTGGAGCCGCCTCAAGTCGCCGCGCGTGACCTCGCAGGCGACCGGAGCGACGGTCCAGACCCTGCATTTCAACTATCGCGACAGCTGGTTCTTCGCCATCGGCGGCGAGTACGACGTGACCGAAGACCTGACGATGCGCGCCGGCATCGGCTACGAGATCTCGCCGATCACCGACGAGATCCGCTCGACCCGCCTGCCGGACACCGACCGCCTGTGGCTGTCGGCCGGCGCCAGCTACAAGTTCAACGACGACCTGTCGTTCGACCTCGGCTACACCTACATCCACGCGGGCGATGCCGACATCAACATCGGCCCCGGCCATCAGGACTACAATCCGAATGTCGGCAGCTATGTCGGCAAGGCGCAGGCGCACGTGAACATCATCTCGGCATCGATGCGCTATCGCTGGGGCGGTCCTGCCGAGCGTCCGGAATACGACGTGGCGCGCGGCTACTGA